The genomic segment CTTCCAAAAGCACATCACAGACCCAGTCCGGATGGGCCGGCACCGCATATTCTTTATCGGGACCCACCACATCCAGAAGATCATAGGCTCCGGTTTCCATAATGCCCCGGATCTTCCCAAGGGAAAAACCTTCCTGCGTGCGTACCTCCAGTCCCATAAGATCACTCCAGTAATAGTAGCCATCTCCGGGATCCGGAAAACGGTCCTGATCAGCAAAAACAATACCTCCGACCAGATCCTGTGCAGCATTGCAGTCTGTAATACCCTCAAAACGCAACA from the Desulfobotulus mexicanus genome contains:
- the rimM gene encoding ribosome maturation factor RimM (Essential for efficient processing of 16S rRNA) is translated as MKPVRIGKIVGTHGLAGNLKVYSDAASLSVYTDCGPLWIREKKGVDPNRIFRVLQVQVHKGPVLLLRFEGITDCNAAQDLVGGIVFADQDRFPDPGDGYYYWSDLMGLEVRTQEGFSLGKIRGIMETGAYDLLDVVGPDKEYAVPAHPDWVCDVLLEEGYIIVRLPEGFLDL